One genomic region from Magnetospirillum sp. encodes:
- a CDS encoding pentapeptide repeat-containing protein — translation MITAHGRNLATSVFSGANFAGAQMQDCDLSMADLFGAVFSFADMSGCKMRRAIACGARFDSAVLRDADLRDADFRPGQNVQWSGNAGKSGDQQAEKTAGESAPAGLPEAASGATVFTNADLRGANLEGAKLKDAILDGVNLEGAVLHGCDLRGASLRGVKLDGLDLSGVNLTGANFAPPEAPPAPRVAVRKVLEAHKLWTESGGVNGMRAILDDSDLSGMDLRGLDFSAASLNRANLARANLSNSLLRLTSLMQANLADADLTMANMAGAMLIGANLRRADLTQARLVPVELNGRKFPANLSNANLAHANFNKANLTGALLRGADITRASFVDAVTKDIDVTEAFRKGGVFE, via the coding sequence ATGATTACGGCGCACGGCCGCAATCTTGCGACGTCTGTATTCTCGGGCGCCAATTTCGCCGGCGCACAGATGCAGGATTGCGATTTGTCGATGGCCGATCTGTTCGGTGCAGTTTTCAGCTTTGCAGACATGAGCGGCTGCAAGATGCGGCGCGCAATAGCGTGCGGTGCGCGCTTCGACAGTGCAGTGCTGCGCGATGCCGATCTGCGCGATGCCGATTTCCGGCCGGGCCAGAACGTGCAATGGAGCGGCAATGCGGGCAAAAGCGGCGATCAGCAGGCCGAGAAGACGGCGGGCGAGAGTGCGCCCGCGGGTCTTCCCGAGGCGGCAAGCGGAGCGACCGTGTTCACGAACGCCGATCTGCGCGGCGCCAATCTCGAAGGGGCGAAGCTCAAGGACGCGATTCTCGACGGCGTCAATCTCGAGGGGGCGGTGCTCCACGGATGCGACCTGCGGGGCGCGAGCCTGCGGGGCGTCAAGCTCGACGGCCTCGATCTCAGCGGCGTCAACCTAACGGGTGCCAATTTCGCGCCGCCCGAGGCGCCGCCAGCTCCGCGGGTTGCCGTGCGCAAGGTGCTCGAAGCGCATAAATTGTGGACCGAGTCGGGCGGCGTCAATGGCATGCGCGCCATTCTTGACGATAGCGATCTGAGCGGCATGGATCTACGTGGCCTCGATTTTAGTGCTGCATCTCTTAACCGCGCTAACCTCGCCCGCGCGAACCTATCGAACAGTTTACTACGGCTCACCAGTCTCATGCAGGCCAACCTTGCCGACGCAGATCTCACAATGGCCAACATGGCCGGTGCCATGCTTATTGGCGCTAATTTGCGCCGCGCCGACCTTACTCAGGCTCGACTCGTACCAGTCGAACTCAATGGTCGCAAATTTCCAGCCAATCTCAGCAATGCCAATCTAGCACATGCGAACTTCAACAAGGCTAATCTGACCGGCGCGTTGTTGCGAGGGGCTGACATCACGCGCGCG